The Gammaproteobacteria bacterium genome includes the window TTGTTGTCCAGCGGCGCACCGGCATCCCGCAGAAACGCCGTCAAGCCTTTCCAATGACGCAGAAAATACGTGATGGCCTTGCCCAAGCCCGAGTTGGGTTCGACCAGATGCTGGGCAAACTGCGCTTCCATCCACTGCTGCAGGTTTTCCATCACTGGTTTGCTGTGCTGTTGATGGAAAAGCAGCCGCTCCTGGGGCGATAGTTTGCGCTCGCGAGCTTCCGCATCATATTTATATACGTCGCCCAAAGTTTCCAGAACGTAGCGGCACGCTTCCGGGAAACTGGCCGCGACCTCGACGAACTGGCGGCGTCCGTGGGCCAGGCAGTTGGCCAGCAGAATCTGGACGCCCTCGGGCAGCACGCCACCCAGAGCAGAGGTGTTGCGCGACAAAGCATCGCTCATCTGCACCGGCGCGGCTATGCCTTCGGCGCGATGCTGGAGCACGTCCCGCAGGTTTTCGCCGGCATGCTGGCGGCCGGTGAAGTACAGCGCGATGCGCTGCCCTTGTTGCGTGGACACGATACCGCTGGTAAAGACCCCGGTCCGATCATCCGATGGCTCGCGCGCCATCTTCAGCACGCGCATGGAAGTATCATCGTTGTGCAACACTTCACCTTGGGCCGCCTGCCGGATGAACTCGTCGCGTGCGGCTTGGATCACCTCCGCCGCCTCTTCCACGATCTCCCACTGCGTGGAGGCCGGCAGCGGAATCCCCAGCAACTGTTCCAGCTTCTCCAACCGGTAAAACGGCATTCCGCTGCCGTACTTGAGTAGCGCGATCATGGCCGCCGTAGTTTCGTCGTATTTTTCCGGACCCACGCCTTCCGGCTCCGGAGCCGTGAACACTTCCCCGCACAGGTTGCAGCGCAGCCGGCCGAGCGCGTACACGGTGGCCGCCAGTGGCGCTTGCCCCATCAGACGCACGAGCACTCGCGGCTCTTGCTGCGGATATACTTTGCCTTTTCCGCAACCCGGGCAGGGGTCCCCCGGTTTCATCGTGGGATGCGGCACAGCAACCTGTTCCGCGCCGGTGTAAGAGGATGCGCGGTTGCGCCCATGGCCCGGCGGTTTATCCGGATTCGGTTTCGGCTCGGAGGTTTCAGGCTGTCCTAAAACGTCTTTGGTCTTTTCGGTGGAGCGCGGCTGCGGCAGCATGCCCGCTAAGGCGT containing:
- a CDS encoding IS66 family transposase, with translation MKRPRLDLNLEELDRIIERGTQAPLTESESEKLKSALHALAGMLPQPRSTEKTKDVLGQPETSEPKPNPDKPPGHGRNRASSYTGAEQVAVPHPTMKPGDPCPGCGKGKVYPQQEPRVLVRLMGQAPLAATVYALGRLRCNLCGEVFTAPEPEGVGPEKYDETTAAMIALLKYGSGMPFYRLEKLEQLLGIPLPASTQWEIVEEAAEVIQAARDEFIRQAAQGEVLHNDDTSMRVLKMAREPSDDRTGVFTSGIVSTQQGQRIALYFTGRQHAGENLRDVLQHRAEGIAAPVQMSDALSRNTSALGGVLPEGVQILLANCLAHGRRQFVEVAASFPEACRYVLETLGDVYKYDAEARERKLSPQERLLFHQQHSKPVMENLQQWMEAQFAQHLVEPNSGLGKAITYFLRHWKGLTAFLRDAGAPLDNNICERALKRAVLHRKNALFYRTLHGSEVGDLFMSLVHTCELAGVNAFDYLSQLQRHAVELAANPAAWMPWNYRERLA